A genomic segment from Spinacia oleracea cultivar Varoflay chromosome 3, BTI_SOV_V1, whole genome shotgun sequence encodes:
- the LOC130469783 gene encoding uncharacterized protein, producing MRGLNDPSKVGEVKNFLNKNKVNLVALLETRVKQHNSSRILKKFGTNCSWVDNYVCSPRGRIWIGWLHNDISLQVIDRVEYGIHCLVNSKNGKFTAQITVVYGLHTVEDRVPMWRYLEVLANAMTGPCCVIGDFNAVLTSADRSNGNPVTLRETKDFEQLLDNTDLVEVKSSGCFYSWRNKGEGERRIESRIDWCLGNSDWHTFYTDAWVEYMVPGLSDHSPLILRSEVDTRQGSRPFKFFNYMADHTDFDKVVNEGWDFSIQGCAMYRLWNKLKHVKTGLKKLHAKDFAKLESRIEQLRQDLDDTQLALVDNNTDITLQRKEKDLLGSLKKF from the coding sequence ATGAGGGGTCTTAATGATCCTTCTAAAGTAGGGGAGGTAAAGAACTTCTTGAATAAAAACAAAGTTAACCTTGTTGCTTTGTTAGAGACTAGAGTAAAACAACATAATAGTAGTAGAATTTTGAAGAAATTTGGTACTAACTGCTCTTGGGTTGACAACTATGTTTGTTCACCTAGGGGTAGGATTTGGATTGGATGGTTGCATAACGATATCAGTTTACAGGTGATTGATAGGGTGGAATATGGCATCCATTGCTTAGTTAATTCTAAGAATGGTAAGTTTACTGCTCAGATAACTGTGGTGTATGGTCTACACACAGTGGAAGATAGAGTGCCAATGTGGAGGTATTTGGAGGTTTTGGCTAATGCTATGACTGGTCCTTGTTGTGTTATAGGTGACTTTAATGCAGTCTTGACTAGTGCAGACAGATCCAATGGAAACCCTGTAACCCTTAGAGAAACCAAAGATTTCGAACAGCTTCTGGATAATACAGATTTGGTTGAGGTCAAATCTAGTGGATGCTTTTATTCATGGAGAAACAAAGGGGAAGGAGAGAGGAGAATTGAATCTAGAATAGATTGGTGCCTAGGCAATTCTGATTGGCACACCTTTTACACTGATGCTTGGGTGGAATACATGGTTCCAGGGCTTTCAGACCATTCTCCTTTGATTCTTAGAAGTGAAGTGGATACCAGACAAGGGAGTAGGCCTTTTAAATTTTTCAATTATATGGCTGATCACACTGATTTTGATAAAGTTGTTAATGAAGGTTGGGATTTCTCAATCCAGGGATGTGCTATGTATAGATTGTGGAACAAGTTGAAACATGTTAAAACTGGTTTGAAGAAACTGCATGCCAAAGATTTTGCAAAGTTAGAATCCAGAATAGAGCAGCTGAGACAAGACTTGGATGATACTCAACTTGCTTTAGTGGACAATAACACTGATATCACTCTGCAGAGAAAAGAGAAGGATCTGTTGGGGTCTTTGAAGAAATTCTAG